One Haliaeetus albicilla chromosome 11, bHalAlb1.1, whole genome shotgun sequence genomic window carries:
- the NXNL1 gene encoding nucleoredoxin-like protein 1 isoform X1 yields MAALFTGKVLMANRERDEVETERELGRTLENKVLLLYFGSGQCPRCRQFSPLLKDFFLRLTDEFYVERASQLVLVYVSRDETEEQQSAFLRSMPKRWLAIPFGDTFKRELELQFAVSEVPTVVVLKPNGEVIIGNAVEEIQCMGPACFRNWQEAAELVDRNFLLAEDFDDCTRRSITDPIRRLKYKLDKKTEAKNRERKEEGEESP; encoded by the exons ATGGCCGCCCTCTTCACCGGGAAGGTCCTGATGGCCAACCGGGAACGGGACGAGGTGGAGACGGAACGGGAGCTGGGCCGGACGCTGGAGAACAAGGTGCTGCTGCTCTACTTCGGATCCGGTCAGTGCCCGCGGTGCCGGCAGTTCTCCCCGCTCCTCAAGGATTTCTTCCTACGGTTGACTGATGAGTTTTACGTGGAACGAGCTTCGCAGCTGGTCCTGGTGTACGTGTCCCGGGACGAGACGGAGGAGCAGCAGAGCGCTTTCCTGAGGTCCATGCCGAAACGCTGGCTGGCCATACCTTTCGGGGACACCTTCAAAAG ggagctggagctgcagttTGCTGTGTCCGAGGTGCCCACGGTGGTGGTGCTGAAGCCGAACGGGGAGGTAATCATCGGAAATGCGGTGGAAGAGATCCAATGCATGGGCCCCGCTTGCTTCCGAAACTGGCAGGAGGCTGCCGAGCTGGTAGATCGAAATTTTCTCTTGGCAGAGGATTTTGACGACTGCACCAGGAGAAGCATCACTGACCCCATCCGCCGCCTCAAGTACAAGCTGGACAAGAAGACGGAGGCGAAgaacagggaaaggaaagaggaaggtgAAGAGTCTCCTTAG
- the NXNL1 gene encoding nucleoredoxin-like protein 1 isoform X2 — MAALFTGKVLMANRERDEVETERELGRTLENKVLLLYFGSGQCPRCRQFSPLLKDFFLRLTDEFYVERASQLVLVYVSRDETEEQQSAFLRSMPKRWLAIPFGDTFKRCFLSYSVPAGAVRAVRSWKKNGKALWLHLFIRQKYFLFLPSHFLLIYLYSNFITHYL; from the exons ATGGCCGCCCTCTTCACCGGGAAGGTCCTGATGGCCAACCGGGAACGGGACGAGGTGGAGACGGAACGGGAGCTGGGCCGGACGCTGGAGAACAAGGTGCTGCTGCTCTACTTCGGATCCGGTCAGTGCCCGCGGTGCCGGCAGTTCTCCCCGCTCCTCAAGGATTTCTTCCTACGGTTGACTGATGAGTTTTACGTGGAACGAGCTTCGCAGCTGGTCCTGGTGTACGTGTCCCGGGACGAGACGGAGGAGCAGCAGAGCGCTTTCCTGAGGTCCATGCCGAAACGCTGGCTGGCCATACCTTTCGGGGACACCTTCAAAAG atgttttctctcataTTCAGTCCCTGCTGGAGCGGTCAGGGCAGTgcgttcatggaaaaaaaatggtaaagcTCTTTGGCTGCACCTATTTataaggcaaaaatatttcctcttccttccatcTCACTTTTTGCTGATATATTTGTATTCCAATTTTATAACGCACTATTTATAA